One stretch of Meriones unguiculatus strain TT.TT164.6M chromosome 7, Bangor_MerUng_6.1, whole genome shotgun sequence DNA includes these proteins:
- the Dhrs13 gene encoding dehydrogenase/reductase SDR family member 13 codes for METLLLGAGLLLGAYVLIYYNLVKAPRCGGIGSMRGRTAVVTGANSGIGKMTALELARRGARVVLACRSRERGEAAAFDLRQASGNNEVIFMALDLASLASVQAFATAFLSSEPRLDILIHNAGISSCGRTREAFNLLLRVNHVGPFLLTHLLLPRLRSCAPSRVVVVSSAAHRRGRLDFTRLDCPVVGWRQELRAYADSKLANVLFARELATQLEGTGVTCYAAHPGPVNSELFLRHLPGWLCPILRPLAWLVLRSPQGGAQTPLYCALQEGIEPLSGRYFSNCHVEEVSAAARDDQAAHRLWKATKKLAGLGPGEDDDPDEKPQPQDPGTPSAMRPPGPEKTRVFGHSRSYPGSPDLSKLTQRRIQVKAEPTPSFS; via the exons ATGGAGACGCTGCTGCTGGGCGCCGGGCTGCTGCTGGGCGCCTACGTGCTTATCTACTACAACCTGGTGAAGGCCCCGCGGTGCGGCGGCATCGGCAGCATGCGGGGCCGCACGGCCGTGGTCACGG GCGCCAACAGCGGCATCGGGAAGATGACAGCGCTGGAGCTGGCGCGCCGGGGGGCGCGCGTGGTGCTGGCCTGCCGCAGCCGGGAGCGCGGGGAGGCGGCCGCCTTCGACCTCCGCCAG GCGAGTGGAAACAATGAGGTCATCTTCATGGCCTTGGATTTGGCCAGCCTGGCCTCTGTGCAGGCCTTTGCCACGGCCTTCCTGAGCTCTGAGCCAAGGCTGGACATCCTCATTCACAACGCAG GGATCAGTTCCTGTGGCCGGACTCGGGAGGCCTTTAACCTGCTGCTGCGGGTCAACCATGTTGGCCCTTTTCTGCTCACACACTTGCTGCTACCCCGCCTGAGGTCGTGTGCCCCCAGCCGTGTGGTAGTTGTGTCCTCAGCTGCCCACCGGCGTGGTCGTCTTGACTTCACACGTCTGGACTGCCCAGTGGTGGGCTGGCGCCAGGAGCTTCGGGCATACGCTGACAGCAAACTAGCCAATGTGCTGTTTGCCCGGGAGCTCGCCACCCAGCTTGAGGGCACTGGTGTGACCTGCTATGCAGCCCATCCAG GACCGGTGAACTCGGAGCTCTTCCTGCGTCACCTCCCTGGATGGCTGTGTCCTATTTTGCGCCCACTGGCTTGGCTGGTTCTCCGGTCACCTCAAGGGGGAGCCCAGACACCCCTGTACTGCGCTCTGCAGGAGGGCATTGAGCCCCTCAGTGGAAGATATTTTTCCAACTGCCATGTGGAGGAGGTCTCCGCAGCTGCCAGAGATGACCAGGCTGCCCACAGGCTGTGGAAAGCTACCAAGAAGCTGGCAGGGCTTGGGCCTGGAGAGGACGATGACCCTGATGAAAAGCCCCAACCTCAGGATCCAGGGACCCCATCTGCTATGAGGCCCCCAGGCCCTGAGAAAACCAGAGTTTTTGGACATTCTCGTAGCTATCCGGGCTCACCAGACTTATCCAAATTGACACAGCGAAGAATTCAGGTGAAGGCTGAACCTACACCCTCATTTTCATAA
- the Phf12 gene encoding PHD finger protein 12 isoform X2, with product MWEKMETKTIVYDLDTSGGLMEQIQALLAPPKTDEAEKRSRKPEKESRRSGRATNHDSCDSCKEGGDLLCCDHCPAAFHLQCCNPPLSEEMLPPGEWMCHRCTVRRKKREQKKELGHVNGLVDKSSKRTTSPSSDTDLLDRSASKTELKAIAHARILERRASRPGTPTSNASTETPTSEHNDVDEDIIDVDEEPVATEPDFVQPQLRRPFELLIAAAMERNPTQFQLPNELTCTTALPGSSKRRRKEETTGKNVKRTQHELDHNGLVPLPVKVCFACNRSCRVAPLIQCDYCPLLFHMDCLEPPLTAMPLGRWMCPNHIEHVVLNQKNLTLSNRCQVFDRFQDTISQHVVKVDFLNRIHKKHPPNRRVLQSVKRRSLKVPDAIKSQYQFPPPLIAPAAIRDGELICNGVPEESQSHLLNSEHLATQAEQQEWLCSVVALQCSILKHLSAKQMPSHWDSEQTEKADIKPVIVTDSSITTSLQTADKAPLPSHYPLSCPSAISTQNSLGCSPPHQPPALEDISCSSCVEKSKKAPCGTANGPVNTEVKANGPHLYSSPTDSTDPRRLPGANTPLPGLTHRQGWPRPLTPPSAGGLQNHTVGIILKTENATGPSSCPQRSLVPVPSLPPSIPSSCASIENTSTLHRKTVQSQIGPSLTDSRPLGSPPNATRVLTPPQAAGDSILATGANQRFCSPAPSSDGKVSPGTLSIGSALTVPSFPANSTAMVDLTNSLRAFMDVNGEIEINMLDEKLIKFLALQRIHQLFPSRVQASPGSVGTHPLASGGHHTEVQRKEVQARAVFYPLLGLGGAVNMCYRTLYIGTGADMDVCLTNYGHCNYVSGKHACIFYDENTKHYELLNYSEHGTTVDNVLYSCDFSEKTPPTPPSSIVAKVQSVIRRRRHQKQDEEPSEEAAMMSSQAQGPQRRPCNCKASSSSLIGGSGAGWEGTALLHHGSYIKLGCLQFVFSITEFATKQPKGDASLLQDGVLAEKLSLKPHQGPVLRSNSVP from the exons TAACCCTCCACTGAGTGAAGAGATGTTGCCTCCTGGGGAGTGGATGTGTCACCGGTGCACTGTTCGCCGAAAG AAACGAGAGCAGAAAAAGGAGCTGGGCCACGTCAATGGACTGGTAGACAAATCTAGCAAACGGACTACATCCCCCAGCAGTGACACTGACTTGTTGGACAGATCAGCCAGCAAAACTGAACTCAAGGCCATTGCCCATGCCCGGATCCTGGAGAGGAGAGCCAGCCGGCCTGGCACCCCCACATCCAACGCCAGCACGGAGACCCCCACCTCTGAGCATAATGACGTCGATGAGGACATCATTGACGTGGACGAGGAGCCAGTAGCAACAGAACCGGACTTTGTGCAGCCCCAGCTGCGGCGGCCTTTTGAGCTTCTGATTGCTGCCGCCATGGAGCGGAACCCTACCCAATTTCAGTTGCCCAATGAACTGACTTGTACCACCGCACTACCAG GTTCTAGCAAacggagaagaaaggaggaaaccacagggaagAACGTGAAACGGACACAGCACGAGTTAGATCATAATGGTCTTGTGCCCTTGCCAGTCAAGGTCTGCTTCGCGTGtaacag GAGTTGCCGAGTGGCCCCCCTCATCCAGTGTGACTATTGCCCACTTCTGTTTCACATGGACTGCCTCGAGCCCCCACTCACTGCCATGCCCCTGGGCAGGTGGATGTGTCCGAATCACATCGAGCATGTGGTG CTGAACCAGAAGAATCTGACACTGAGCAATCGGTGCCAGGTGTTTGATCGCTTCCAGGACACAATTTCACAGCATGTGGTCAAAGTGGACTTCCTGAACCGAATCCATAAAAAACACCCTCCTAACCGCCGTGTGCTCCAGTCTGTCAAAAGAAGAAGCTTGAAG GTTCCTGATGCTATAAAATCTCAGTACCAGTTTCCACCCCCTCTCATTGCACCTGCGGCCATTCGGGATGGGGAGCTGATCTGCAATGGGGTCCCTGAGGAATCACAGTCGCACCTTTTGAACTCTGAGCACTTAGCCACTCAGGCAGAGCAACAAGAG TGGCTCTGTAGTGTTGTTGCCCTCCAGTGCAGCATATTGAAACATTTATCTGCTAAGCAGATGCCTTCGCATTGGGACTCTGAACAGACAGAGAAGGCTGATATTAAGCCTGTTATTGTGACTGACAGCTCAATCACCACCTCCCTGCAAACCGCTGACAAGGCACCTCTACCTTCCCACTACCCTTTATCCTGCCCCTCAGCAATTAGCACCCAGAATTCTCTGGGCTGCTCTCCACCCCACCAACCCCCAGCCCTAGAGGACATCAGCTGCAGTTCTTGTGTGGAAAAGTCCAAGAAAGCCCCTTGTGGGACTGCCAATGGGCCAGTGAACACAGAGGTAAAAGCCAATGGCCCACACCTCTACAGCAGCCCCACTGATTCCACGGATCCCCGGCGACTTCCTGGCGCCAACACCCCTTTACCAGGCCTCACACACCGGCAAGGCTGGCCCCGGCCCCTCACACCACCATCGGCTGGGGGGCTTCAGAACCACACCGTCGGCATCATTTTGAAGACAGAAAATGCCACTGGCCCCAGCTCTTGTCCCCAGAGGAGTTTGGTACCCGTCCCAAGCCTGCCCCCTTCCATTCCCAGCTCTTGTGCCAGCATCGAGAACACCAGCACTTTGCATAGAAAGACTGTCCAATCACAGATAGGACCTTCGTTGACAGATTCGAGGCCTCTGGGCTCACCCCCAAATGCCACCCGGGTGCTCACTCCCCCCCAAGCTGCAGGAGACAGTATCTTGGCCACAGGCGCCAACCAACGATTCTGCTCACCAGCGCCATCATCAG ATGGCAAGGTCAGCCCCGGCACGTTATCCATAGGAAGCGCTTTAACCGTACCCTCTTTCCCAGCCAACTCTACTGCCATGGTGGACCTCACCAACTCACTTCGAGCATTTATGGATGTCAACGGAG AAATCGAGATCAATATGTTGGATGAGAAGCTGATCAAGTTTCTGGCCTTGCAGAGAATACATCAGCTTTTCCCTTCCCGGGTCCAAGCCTCACCGGGCAGTGTTGGGACACATCCGCTCGCTTCTGGAGGGCACCACACAGAAG TGCAAAGAAAGGAGGTACAGGCCCGAGCTGTGTTCTACCCCCTCTTAGGGTTGGGAGGAGCTGTGAACATGTGCTATCGAACCCTCTACATCGGGACAG GAGCTGACATGGATGTGTGCCTTACAAACTATGGTCACTGTAACTACGTGTCCGGGAAACATGCCTGCATATTCTACGATGAG aatACCAAACATTATGAGCTGTTAAACTACAGTGAGCACGGGACAACGGTGGACAATGTGCTGTACTCATGTGACTTCTCTGAGAAGACCCCGCCAACCCCCCCAAGCAGTATTGTTGCCAAAGTGCAGAGTGTCATCA GGCGCCGCCGACACCAGAAACAGGATGAAGAGCCAAGTGAGGAGGCAGCCATGATGAGTTCCCAGGCCCAGGGGCCACAGCGGAGACCCTGCAATTGCAAAGCCAGCAGCTCAAGCTTGATCGGGGGCAGTGGGGCCGGCTGGGAAGGCACAGCCTTACTACACCATGGCAGCTACATCAAGCTGGGCTGCCTACAGTTTGTCTTCAGCATCACTGAGTTTGCGACCAAACAGCCCAAAGGTGATGCCAGCCTGCTGCAGGATGGGGTCTTGGCCGAGAAGCTATCTCTCAAGCCCCATCAGGGCCCTGTGCTGCGCTCCAACTCCGTTCCCTAG
- the Phf12 gene encoding PHD finger protein 12 isoform X1 — MGGRRTKGGRGVGVGEALKVGLRVAQELRMCTHTVCMCVQQIQALLAPPKTDEAEKRSRKPEKESRRSGRATNHDSCDSCKEGGDLLCCDHCPAAFHLQCCNPPLSEEMLPPGEWMCHRCTVRRKKREQKKELGHVNGLVDKSSKRTTSPSSDTDLLDRSASKTELKAIAHARILERRASRPGTPTSNASTETPTSEHNDVDEDIIDVDEEPVATEPDFVQPQLRRPFELLIAAAMERNPTQFQLPNELTCTTALPGSSKRRRKEETTGKNVKRTQHELDHNGLVPLPVKVCFACNRSCRVAPLIQCDYCPLLFHMDCLEPPLTAMPLGRWMCPNHIEHVVLNQKNLTLSNRCQVFDRFQDTISQHVVKVDFLNRIHKKHPPNRRVLQSVKRRSLKVPDAIKSQYQFPPPLIAPAAIRDGELICNGVPEESQSHLLNSEHLATQAEQQEWLCSVVALQCSILKHLSAKQMPSHWDSEQTEKADIKPVIVTDSSITTSLQTADKAPLPSHYPLSCPSAISTQNSLGCSPPHQPPALEDISCSSCVEKSKKAPCGTANGPVNTEVKANGPHLYSSPTDSTDPRRLPGANTPLPGLTHRQGWPRPLTPPSAGGLQNHTVGIILKTENATGPSSCPQRSLVPVPSLPPSIPSSCASIENTSTLHRKTVQSQIGPSLTDSRPLGSPPNATRVLTPPQAAGDSILATGANQRFCSPAPSSDGKVSPGTLSIGSALTVPSFPANSTAMVDLTNSLRAFMDVNGEIEINMLDEKLIKFLALQRIHQLFPSRVQASPGSVGTHPLASGGHHTEVQRKEVQARAVFYPLLGLGGAVNMCYRTLYIGTGADMDVCLTNYGHCNYVSGKHACIFYDENTKHYELLNYSEHGTTVDNVLYSCDFSEKTPPTPPSSIVAKVQSVIRRRRHQKQDEEPSEEAAMMSSQAQGPQRRPCNCKASSSSLIGGSGAGWEGTALLHHGSYIKLGCLQFVFSITEFATKQPKGDASLLQDGVLAEKLSLKPHQGPVLRSNSVP, encoded by the exons TAACCCTCCACTGAGTGAAGAGATGTTGCCTCCTGGGGAGTGGATGTGTCACCGGTGCACTGTTCGCCGAAAG AAACGAGAGCAGAAAAAGGAGCTGGGCCACGTCAATGGACTGGTAGACAAATCTAGCAAACGGACTACATCCCCCAGCAGTGACACTGACTTGTTGGACAGATCAGCCAGCAAAACTGAACTCAAGGCCATTGCCCATGCCCGGATCCTGGAGAGGAGAGCCAGCCGGCCTGGCACCCCCACATCCAACGCCAGCACGGAGACCCCCACCTCTGAGCATAATGACGTCGATGAGGACATCATTGACGTGGACGAGGAGCCAGTAGCAACAGAACCGGACTTTGTGCAGCCCCAGCTGCGGCGGCCTTTTGAGCTTCTGATTGCTGCCGCCATGGAGCGGAACCCTACCCAATTTCAGTTGCCCAATGAACTGACTTGTACCACCGCACTACCAG GTTCTAGCAAacggagaagaaaggaggaaaccacagggaagAACGTGAAACGGACACAGCACGAGTTAGATCATAATGGTCTTGTGCCCTTGCCAGTCAAGGTCTGCTTCGCGTGtaacag GAGTTGCCGAGTGGCCCCCCTCATCCAGTGTGACTATTGCCCACTTCTGTTTCACATGGACTGCCTCGAGCCCCCACTCACTGCCATGCCCCTGGGCAGGTGGATGTGTCCGAATCACATCGAGCATGTGGTG CTGAACCAGAAGAATCTGACACTGAGCAATCGGTGCCAGGTGTTTGATCGCTTCCAGGACACAATTTCACAGCATGTGGTCAAAGTGGACTTCCTGAACCGAATCCATAAAAAACACCCTCCTAACCGCCGTGTGCTCCAGTCTGTCAAAAGAAGAAGCTTGAAG GTTCCTGATGCTATAAAATCTCAGTACCAGTTTCCACCCCCTCTCATTGCACCTGCGGCCATTCGGGATGGGGAGCTGATCTGCAATGGGGTCCCTGAGGAATCACAGTCGCACCTTTTGAACTCTGAGCACTTAGCCACTCAGGCAGAGCAACAAGAG TGGCTCTGTAGTGTTGTTGCCCTCCAGTGCAGCATATTGAAACATTTATCTGCTAAGCAGATGCCTTCGCATTGGGACTCTGAACAGACAGAGAAGGCTGATATTAAGCCTGTTATTGTGACTGACAGCTCAATCACCACCTCCCTGCAAACCGCTGACAAGGCACCTCTACCTTCCCACTACCCTTTATCCTGCCCCTCAGCAATTAGCACCCAGAATTCTCTGGGCTGCTCTCCACCCCACCAACCCCCAGCCCTAGAGGACATCAGCTGCAGTTCTTGTGTGGAAAAGTCCAAGAAAGCCCCTTGTGGGACTGCCAATGGGCCAGTGAACACAGAGGTAAAAGCCAATGGCCCACACCTCTACAGCAGCCCCACTGATTCCACGGATCCCCGGCGACTTCCTGGCGCCAACACCCCTTTACCAGGCCTCACACACCGGCAAGGCTGGCCCCGGCCCCTCACACCACCATCGGCTGGGGGGCTTCAGAACCACACCGTCGGCATCATTTTGAAGACAGAAAATGCCACTGGCCCCAGCTCTTGTCCCCAGAGGAGTTTGGTACCCGTCCCAAGCCTGCCCCCTTCCATTCCCAGCTCTTGTGCCAGCATCGAGAACACCAGCACTTTGCATAGAAAGACTGTCCAATCACAGATAGGACCTTCGTTGACAGATTCGAGGCCTCTGGGCTCACCCCCAAATGCCACCCGGGTGCTCACTCCCCCCCAAGCTGCAGGAGACAGTATCTTGGCCACAGGCGCCAACCAACGATTCTGCTCACCAGCGCCATCATCAG ATGGCAAGGTCAGCCCCGGCACGTTATCCATAGGAAGCGCTTTAACCGTACCCTCTTTCCCAGCCAACTCTACTGCCATGGTGGACCTCACCAACTCACTTCGAGCATTTATGGATGTCAACGGAG AAATCGAGATCAATATGTTGGATGAGAAGCTGATCAAGTTTCTGGCCTTGCAGAGAATACATCAGCTTTTCCCTTCCCGGGTCCAAGCCTCACCGGGCAGTGTTGGGACACATCCGCTCGCTTCTGGAGGGCACCACACAGAAG TGCAAAGAAAGGAGGTACAGGCCCGAGCTGTGTTCTACCCCCTCTTAGGGTTGGGAGGAGCTGTGAACATGTGCTATCGAACCCTCTACATCGGGACAG GAGCTGACATGGATGTGTGCCTTACAAACTATGGTCACTGTAACTACGTGTCCGGGAAACATGCCTGCATATTCTACGATGAG aatACCAAACATTATGAGCTGTTAAACTACAGTGAGCACGGGACAACGGTGGACAATGTGCTGTACTCATGTGACTTCTCTGAGAAGACCCCGCCAACCCCCCCAAGCAGTATTGTTGCCAAAGTGCAGAGTGTCATCA GGCGCCGCCGACACCAGAAACAGGATGAAGAGCCAAGTGAGGAGGCAGCCATGATGAGTTCCCAGGCCCAGGGGCCACAGCGGAGACCCTGCAATTGCAAAGCCAGCAGCTCAAGCTTGATCGGGGGCAGTGGGGCCGGCTGGGAAGGCACAGCCTTACTACACCATGGCAGCTACATCAAGCTGGGCTGCCTACAGTTTGTCTTCAGCATCACTGAGTTTGCGACCAAACAGCCCAAAGGTGATGCCAGCCTGCTGCAGGATGGGGTCTTGGCCGAGAAGCTATCTCTCAAGCCCCATCAGGGCCCTGTGCTGCGCTCCAACTCCGTTCCCTAG
- the Phf12 gene encoding PHD finger protein 12 isoform X3 encodes MLPPGEWMCHRCTVRRKKREQKKELGHVNGLVDKSSKRTTSPSSDTDLLDRSASKTELKAIAHARILERRASRPGTPTSNASTETPTSEHNDVDEDIIDVDEEPVATEPDFVQPQLRRPFELLIAAAMERNPTQFQLPNELTCTTALPGSSKRRRKEETTGKNVKRTQHELDHNGLVPLPVKVCFACNRSCRVAPLIQCDYCPLLFHMDCLEPPLTAMPLGRWMCPNHIEHVVLNQKNLTLSNRCQVFDRFQDTISQHVVKVDFLNRIHKKHPPNRRVLQSVKRRSLKVPDAIKSQYQFPPPLIAPAAIRDGELICNGVPEESQSHLLNSEHLATQAEQQEWLCSVVALQCSILKHLSAKQMPSHWDSEQTEKADIKPVIVTDSSITTSLQTADKAPLPSHYPLSCPSAISTQNSLGCSPPHQPPALEDISCSSCVEKSKKAPCGTANGPVNTEVKANGPHLYSSPTDSTDPRRLPGANTPLPGLTHRQGWPRPLTPPSAGGLQNHTVGIILKTENATGPSSCPQRSLVPVPSLPPSIPSSCASIENTSTLHRKTVQSQIGPSLTDSRPLGSPPNATRVLTPPQAAGDSILATGANQRFCSPAPSSDGKVSPGTLSIGSALTVPSFPANSTAMVDLTNSLRAFMDVNGEIEINMLDEKLIKFLALQRIHQLFPSRVQASPGSVGTHPLASGGHHTEVQRKEVQARAVFYPLLGLGGAVNMCYRTLYIGTGADMDVCLTNYGHCNYVSGKHACIFYDENTKHYELLNYSEHGTTVDNVLYSCDFSEKTPPTPPSSIVAKVQSVIRRRRHQKQDEEPSEEAAMMSSQAQGPQRRPCNCKASSSSLIGGSGAGWEGTALLHHGSYIKLGCLQFVFSITEFATKQPKGDASLLQDGVLAEKLSLKPHQGPVLRSNSVP; translated from the exons ATGTTGCCTCCTGGGGAGTGGATGTGTCACCGGTGCACTGTTCGCCGAAAG AAACGAGAGCAGAAAAAGGAGCTGGGCCACGTCAATGGACTGGTAGACAAATCTAGCAAACGGACTACATCCCCCAGCAGTGACACTGACTTGTTGGACAGATCAGCCAGCAAAACTGAACTCAAGGCCATTGCCCATGCCCGGATCCTGGAGAGGAGAGCCAGCCGGCCTGGCACCCCCACATCCAACGCCAGCACGGAGACCCCCACCTCTGAGCATAATGACGTCGATGAGGACATCATTGACGTGGACGAGGAGCCAGTAGCAACAGAACCGGACTTTGTGCAGCCCCAGCTGCGGCGGCCTTTTGAGCTTCTGATTGCTGCCGCCATGGAGCGGAACCCTACCCAATTTCAGTTGCCCAATGAACTGACTTGTACCACCGCACTACCAG GTTCTAGCAAacggagaagaaaggaggaaaccacagggaagAACGTGAAACGGACACAGCACGAGTTAGATCATAATGGTCTTGTGCCCTTGCCAGTCAAGGTCTGCTTCGCGTGtaacag GAGTTGCCGAGTGGCCCCCCTCATCCAGTGTGACTATTGCCCACTTCTGTTTCACATGGACTGCCTCGAGCCCCCACTCACTGCCATGCCCCTGGGCAGGTGGATGTGTCCGAATCACATCGAGCATGTGGTG CTGAACCAGAAGAATCTGACACTGAGCAATCGGTGCCAGGTGTTTGATCGCTTCCAGGACACAATTTCACAGCATGTGGTCAAAGTGGACTTCCTGAACCGAATCCATAAAAAACACCCTCCTAACCGCCGTGTGCTCCAGTCTGTCAAAAGAAGAAGCTTGAAG GTTCCTGATGCTATAAAATCTCAGTACCAGTTTCCACCCCCTCTCATTGCACCTGCGGCCATTCGGGATGGGGAGCTGATCTGCAATGGGGTCCCTGAGGAATCACAGTCGCACCTTTTGAACTCTGAGCACTTAGCCACTCAGGCAGAGCAACAAGAG TGGCTCTGTAGTGTTGTTGCCCTCCAGTGCAGCATATTGAAACATTTATCTGCTAAGCAGATGCCTTCGCATTGGGACTCTGAACAGACAGAGAAGGCTGATATTAAGCCTGTTATTGTGACTGACAGCTCAATCACCACCTCCCTGCAAACCGCTGACAAGGCACCTCTACCTTCCCACTACCCTTTATCCTGCCCCTCAGCAATTAGCACCCAGAATTCTCTGGGCTGCTCTCCACCCCACCAACCCCCAGCCCTAGAGGACATCAGCTGCAGTTCTTGTGTGGAAAAGTCCAAGAAAGCCCCTTGTGGGACTGCCAATGGGCCAGTGAACACAGAGGTAAAAGCCAATGGCCCACACCTCTACAGCAGCCCCACTGATTCCACGGATCCCCGGCGACTTCCTGGCGCCAACACCCCTTTACCAGGCCTCACACACCGGCAAGGCTGGCCCCGGCCCCTCACACCACCATCGGCTGGGGGGCTTCAGAACCACACCGTCGGCATCATTTTGAAGACAGAAAATGCCACTGGCCCCAGCTCTTGTCCCCAGAGGAGTTTGGTACCCGTCCCAAGCCTGCCCCCTTCCATTCCCAGCTCTTGTGCCAGCATCGAGAACACCAGCACTTTGCATAGAAAGACTGTCCAATCACAGATAGGACCTTCGTTGACAGATTCGAGGCCTCTGGGCTCACCCCCAAATGCCACCCGGGTGCTCACTCCCCCCCAAGCTGCAGGAGACAGTATCTTGGCCACAGGCGCCAACCAACGATTCTGCTCACCAGCGCCATCATCAG ATGGCAAGGTCAGCCCCGGCACGTTATCCATAGGAAGCGCTTTAACCGTACCCTCTTTCCCAGCCAACTCTACTGCCATGGTGGACCTCACCAACTCACTTCGAGCATTTATGGATGTCAACGGAG AAATCGAGATCAATATGTTGGATGAGAAGCTGATCAAGTTTCTGGCCTTGCAGAGAATACATCAGCTTTTCCCTTCCCGGGTCCAAGCCTCACCGGGCAGTGTTGGGACACATCCGCTCGCTTCTGGAGGGCACCACACAGAAG TGCAAAGAAAGGAGGTACAGGCCCGAGCTGTGTTCTACCCCCTCTTAGGGTTGGGAGGAGCTGTGAACATGTGCTATCGAACCCTCTACATCGGGACAG GAGCTGACATGGATGTGTGCCTTACAAACTATGGTCACTGTAACTACGTGTCCGGGAAACATGCCTGCATATTCTACGATGAG aatACCAAACATTATGAGCTGTTAAACTACAGTGAGCACGGGACAACGGTGGACAATGTGCTGTACTCATGTGACTTCTCTGAGAAGACCCCGCCAACCCCCCCAAGCAGTATTGTTGCCAAAGTGCAGAGTGTCATCA GGCGCCGCCGACACCAGAAACAGGATGAAGAGCCAAGTGAGGAGGCAGCCATGATGAGTTCCCAGGCCCAGGGGCCACAGCGGAGACCCTGCAATTGCAAAGCCAGCAGCTCAAGCTTGATCGGGGGCAGTGGGGCCGGCTGGGAAGGCACAGCCTTACTACACCATGGCAGCTACATCAAGCTGGGCTGCCTACAGTTTGTCTTCAGCATCACTGAGTTTGCGACCAAACAGCCCAAAGGTGATGCCAGCCTGCTGCAGGATGGGGTCTTGGCCGAGAAGCTATCTCTCAAGCCCCATCAGGGCCCTGTGCTGCGCTCCAACTCCGTTCCCTAG